A window of the Acetobacteraceae bacterium genome harbors these coding sequences:
- a CDS encoding ATP-binding cassette domain-containing protein: MTSNTLSIKNLNISLNTLSKKQNIVEDFSLTLHAGKVTALVGASGSGKTMASLGILGTLPSNLSASYTNLSFNGNPIHPENLRGKIVASILQNPRSAFNPLRNMHYHAIETLKALDKWDETAEIKICKALYAAGLENAEEILTSYAFELSGGQLQRIMIALALLSETSFLIADEPTSELDLIIQSQILQTLKKLTEKHGLGILLITHDLSVVAALADDVVILEKGKIVEQTDVLTLFKQPQAKVTKHLLKAHLSLYGLTLDDEKTP, encoded by the coding sequence TTGACCTCCAACACCTTGTCCATCAAAAATCTTAACATTTCTCTCAACACACTTAGCAAAAAACAAAACATCGTTGAAGATTTCTCGCTTACCCTCCACGCTGGTAAAGTGACGGCCTTGGTCGGTGCGAGTGGCTCTGGGAAAACAATGGCAAGCCTAGGCATTTTAGGAACACTTCCCTCGAACCTCAGTGCCAGCTACACAAATCTTTCCTTTAATGGAAACCCAATACACCCCGAGAACTTACGAGGAAAAATTGTCGCCAGTATTCTGCAAAATCCCCGCAGCGCCTTTAATCCTTTACGGAACATGCACTATCACGCCATTGAAACCTTAAAAGCACTTGATAAATGGGACGAAACAGCCGAAATTAAAATCTGCAAAGCCCTGTATGCCGCAGGTCTTGAAAATGCAGAAGAAATTTTAACGTCCTACGCTTTTGAATTAAGCGGTGGACAGTTACAGCGCATAATGATTGCGCTCGCCCTTTTGAGTGAAACATCCTTTTTAATCGCAGATGAGCCTACCAGCGAACTTGATCTGATTATACAGTCTCAAATCCTGCAAACCCTTAAAAAACTCACTGAAAAACACGGGCTTGGCATTTTACTCATTACCCATGATCTATCCGTTGTCGCAGCCCTCGCCGATGACGTTGTTATCTTAGAAAAAGGTAAAATTGTTGAACAAACCGATGTTTTAACCCTTTTTAAACAGCCTCAAGCCAAGGTCACAAAACATTTACTAAAAGCGCATCTCTCCCTTTACGGCCTAACCTTAGATGACGAGAAAACGCCTTGA